Genomic segment of Mucilaginibacter sabulilitoris:
CTGCATCAAAAGCCAGCTCTGATCATTTTGTACGGGCCTACCAGGATACATACGGCCTCAATACAGTACTCTCCAACTGCTCAAACAATTATGGCTCCTATCACTTTCCTGAAAAGCTGATACCACTTGCTATTAATAATATTAAACAAAGCAAGCCTGTGCCGGTATATGGCAAAGGCGAAAACATACGTGACTGGCTTTGGGTAGAAGATCATGCCCGTGCCATTGATGTTATTTTCCACAAAGCCAAAGCCGGATCGACCTATAATATCGGCGGCCATAACGAATGGAAGAACATTGACCTTATCAATTTGTTATGTGCCATATTAGATAAGAAATTGAACAGGCCTGCGGGTGAATCGGCCAGGCTGATCACCTTTGTAACAGACAGGGCGGGTCATGATCTGCGGTATGCAATAGATGCCACGAAACTTAAAAACGATTTAGGTTGGGTACCTGGTATAACCTTTGAAGAAGGGCTTGAAAAAACTGTTGACTGGTACCTGGCAAATGAGGAATGGCTTGAAAATGTAACATCAGGCCATTATCAGCAGTATTATAACGAACAGTACGCTAATAGGTAATTATGTTTGGGTTATTTAAAAGGAAACCGGAAAAGAAACACGCGAACTTCAACTATGAATCCATCATGGTTGATATGCACTCGCATGTATTACCCGGTATTGATGATGGCGCCAAAACCCCACAGGACTCTATTGTGCTGATACGTAAAATGATGGAGCTTGGGATAAAAAAAATCATTGCTACCCCACACGTCATGATCGACTTTTATCGCAATACTCCTGAAACTATCAATAACGCGCTTGAAATATTAAAAGCCGAACTGGTAAAGGAAAATATAGATATACCTGTTGAAGCCGCCGCTGAGCATTATTTTGATGAAACCTTTGAAGCCCGGGTAAACGATGGTAAATTAATTACCATGGGTGATAACTATGCACTGTTTGAATTTTCATTTATTAATCAGCCGCCAAACGCCATATCTGTTATACAAACAATGAACGATATGGGGTATAAACCAATCCTGGCCCATCCGGAAAGATATCCTTACATGGATATTGATCAATTTAAAAATCTGCACAACTGGGGTTGTAATTTTCAGCTTAATACCATTTCATTAACCGGATATTATGGCAAAGAAGCAAAACGGCTTGCTGAAAGCCTGATTGATAATCAGCTGATTGATTTTATATCAAGCGATATGCATCATCCCAAACATGCGGCAGCATTTGGCGACGCGTTGCGCACAATCTATATTGAAAAGCTTCTTTTTGATTATCCTTTGAAAAATACTTTATTGTTTTAGAATAAGTATCAAGTAATTAGTATCAGGTATCAAGATTTTAAAAACAATTAAAGTACTCTTGATACCTGATACCGATCTATTCATATCTTAATGCCTCAACCGGATCAAGTTTCGCGGCTTTTTTAGCAGGATAATACCCGGATATAAGACCAATAAAAGTACATAGCAACACCGCGAAAATAAGCCAGCCCCACGGTACTACAAACGTTCCGCTAATTTGAACTGCAATAAGGTTTCCTGCTGCCATACCCAATATCATACCTGCGGCACCGCCTATGAGACATATCACAATAGCTTCAATTAAAAACTGCTTACGTATAACCGCAGGTGTGGCGCCTATTGCCTTCCGTACCCCTATTTCGCGTGTACGCTCAGTAACAGATACCAGCATAATATTCATAAGCCCTATTGCAGCACCAATTAAGGTAATAATACCTACCGCGAAACCCGCTATGGTAATACCCAGTAACTGACTTGAAAGCTCTTGTTGTATAGAGTCGCTCCGTGTTATTTCAAAATTATCTTCATTAGCGATATTCAGCCCTCGAACATTTCTGAACAATGATGTTGCCTCACCTATAGTGGCGTCCAAAGCGCCGGGGCCGCCTACCTTGATAGTGATGGTATAGGATAGGTTTTTTACCGTATCTATCTGCTTAGCTTTAAGTACAGGTATAACACAAAATTTGTCGCCGCCGAAAGAGCTTGATCCTTTTGAAGCAAATACACCAACTATGCGGTATTTATTATCGCCGATAAAAAGCGATTTATTAACAGGATCTTCATTTTTGAAAAGCTTCGATTTTATTTCATCACCTATAATAACCACGTTGGCTCCATGTTCTAGCTCGGACGACGAAAAGTTACGGCCAAAAGATAGCTTTTTACCGGTGGTAGCCAGATAATTTTCGTTTGAACCTGAAATAGAAATATTAGGGTTTGTTTTTTGATTACCGTATTTAGCCACCGCGGTACCCGTAACATCTAAATTTATAGCTGTTAAAACAGGTAATTTAAAGGTTTTTTTAAAGCGTTCGGCCTGGCCATAAGTCACAGGAGGATAAGCTTTATGGTTTCCACCGTTGCCAAAATTCAAACCTTCGCCTCGATTTTGGATGGTGAATGAATTGGCACCCAGATCGGCAAAAGCATCATTTGTAAACTGGCGTATTCCCTCAATAGCTGTTAATATGCCAACAAGGGCCATAATACCAATGGCGATAATTAATGAAGTCAGCGATGTTCTGAGCCTGTTGCCGGCTATTGATTGTAACGCTATTGAAATGTTTTCTTTGTAAGAAGTTTTAACCGGCATGGTATAAAAATAAAAAAACTTTACGGTTTTGACTGTGTACCATACCAATTTGTTACAGTGAAAAATATATAATAATATTATAACGCGAATGCCCCGTTAGTATTCACCTTCAGGGCATTACCTAACATTTATTGCCATGGTTATAGTTCATACAACCATTTTATTCACATTAACAGTTAAATAGTTCTTCTACTTTAAGCGTTTATAAATTTCTATAGATTTTCCTGTAGAATCGGTTATAACCTGCGAATATTCATCATTGCCGTTAAAGGTGATCTTGATAGCAAATTTCTTGTTTAGCAACTGCGCGTGGCTCGACATTTCCTCTTCCTCGCTCAGAATGTCGTCTTTTAAGCTAAAGGTGCCGTAACCAAACCCGTTTTTAAATTTAGTTTGTTCTTTATTAACAGGGTAACGGTGAACGAACATAAAATGCCCGCTTTGGAATATTTTGTATTGAGTTGGGATTTGTTTTACCGTATCTTTTCCAGCCACCGTATAAAATTCGCTCATTTTCCATAAGCCATCCAGAGCCGAAGTATCTGCAGGGGGTAATTTGGTGTAATCTTCGGTCATTTTGTAGGATACGTTGCGCACTCTTAGTATATCCGGAATAACCTGGGTATATCCATTAGCTGTTTTAGTTACCTGCAGATTAAAAGTACCTGTTGAATCGAGCAAACGGCTACTATATATATTGTGCTCAACAATTTTATTAACAGAGTCCAACTTGTAAGATCCCACTCCAAACCCAACAGAAGAATCGGGCGCAAAGGCTCCGTACATAAAATAATTGTCGGTGTATATCTTCATTTGTTTTCTGGCATAAACTGTATCTTTTCCCCCACCACTTGCCATTTGCTTTTCCAGTTTATATACACCTGCCTGAGTTGGCACGTTTTGTTTTGGCGATTTGCAGCTTGCAATTATATAAATAAGTAATGCTGCAACTATGATGATTTTTTTCATTTTTTTAAATTTAATAGTGACTTCGATGTGATTAACTGGCAAGGCTGTTATCAGGCTTGCATACCATCTCATTACCGGGCAGTAAAAAAATGCTCGAGGGAGGGGCGACAAAGGTTATGGGGGTTCCTTTCTCATAAAATAAGTTTTAAAATATTGGTATAATAAATTTAAGCAATTTATATCTGAATATCAATTATTATTAATGTGTGATTATGGTGTATTTTTCCCCTTAATTAATCATTGTAATAAAAGACGAAATTGCTATAAAACAAAAAGGGCAGCCTATGGCTGCCCTTTGCAACAATATTTTATTTGTACTTATACCGAGAACGAAGTTCCACAACCACAAGTACTGGCGGCGTTAGGGTTGTTAAAAGTAAACCCACGCGCATTTAATCCATCCTGAAAATCTATTTGCATCCCTACAAGGTATAAACCGTGAGCCTTATGCATAAATACCCTTATTCCGTCAATGTCATATTCCTGGTCGCCGTCTTTTTTCTGGTCAAAACCTAAAATGTAGTTCATGCCCGAGCAGCCACCACCTTCAACACCAACACGCAAGCCAAAGTCATCACCTATTTCTTGCTGATCTCTCAATTTAAAAAGTTCCTTAACGGCTCCAGGGGTAAAGGATACCGGCGCAATTTCAACAGCAGTACTCATCTTATTTTTATTTAACTATACAAATATAAGGTAAAATGTGGATTTTTGCTGCAACCGGTATTTTATGACCTGTGCTTAACATTTTATAAAACATGCAAACGCTGCCTTATTTACTTGATATTTTAAAATACACCATTGCCGGCATAGGCATTGTTTGGGTAGCACTGTATTTATTTAAGCCATATCTTGAACGGGCTCAACAGGTTCAACTACTCGAGCTAAAAAAAACCATCAGCAATCAAACCCTGCCTTTACGCTTACAGGCCTATGAGCGGGTAGTGTTATTTATTGAAAGGGTTAGCCCGGCTAATATGCTTATCCGCCTCAATGCTTCATCAATGTCGGCAGCCGAACTGCAGCTGATGGTCATTAACGAAATACGCAACGAGTTCCAGCACAATATTACACAGCAAATATATGTAAGTGCACGTGTTTGGAATGTAGTTAAACGGGTAAAGGATGACACGCTAAACTTGATAAGTAACGCCGTGAAGGCGTTGCCCGAGGGCGCATCGGGTATGGAGTTGAGCAAAACCATACTGATTCATTTAAGTCAGCTGGAGCAGGATCCGTATGAAATAGCAACCGGCCTGGTTAGGCAGGATATGGAAGAATTATTTTAAATCCTATGGCCGAAAAGAGATTCACCACCACTTCTGGTATTGAGATTAAGGAGGTATACACCCAACCTTCATCTATGAATGAGCTGCCCGGCGAATTTCCTTTTACGCGCGGTATACAGAAAGACATGTACCGGGGTAAAGCCTGGACCATGCGCCAGTATGCCGGGTTTTCAACAGCCGAAGAGTCAAATAAAAGGTATCATTATCTCTTAGGTCAGGGTACAACGGGCTTATCGGTAGCTTTTGATCTGCCTACACAAATAGGTTATGATTCTGATCACGAACTTGCCGAGGGTGAAGTTGGTAAAGTAGGCGTAGCTATCGACTCCCTGAAAGACATTGAAATCTTGTTTGAAGGTATTGCGCTTAAAGACATTACCACCTCTATGACCATTAATGCAACCGCGCCCATATTGCTTACCATGTACATTGCCCTGGCCAAAAAGCAGGGAGCCGATCTGAAACAAATTTCAGGTACTGTGCAAAACGATATATTAAAGGAGTACGCCGCCCGCGGTACTTATATATACCCGCCGGCACCATCCATGCGGCTCATTACTGATGTATTTGAATATTGCAGCCAGGAGGTACCTAAATGGAACACAATATCCATATCGGGCTATCATATACGTGAGGCTGGTTCAACAGCAGTACAGGAGTTGGCCTTTACACTGGCCAACGGCAAAGCCTATTTACAAGCCGCGCTTAACAAAGGGCTCGATATTAATGTATTTGCCAAAAGATTATCTTTCTTTTTTAACTGCCATAACAATTTTTTTGAGGAGATAGCCAAGTTCAGGGCTGCCCGCCGCATGTGGGCATATATTACCAAAGAGCTTGGCGCTACCGACGCAGGCGCTCAAAAGCTACGCTTTCATACCCAAACTGGTGGTTCTACCTTAACCGCGCAGCAACCGCTTAATAATATTATACGTGTAAGTAACCAGGCTATGGCCGCTGTGCTGGGCGGGACGCAATCATTACACACCAATGGTTATGACGAGGCGCTGTCATTACCGACAGAGGCAGCAGCTAAAATTGCCCTGCGAACCCAACAGATCATTGCTTTTGAAAGCGGCGTTACCGATACGGTTGATCCGCTTGCCGGTTCATACTTCATAGAAGCATTAACTGATGAGATTGAAGCAGCGGCCCAGTTATACATTGATAAAATAGATGCGATGGGCGGCGCAGTTAAAGCTATTGAACAGGATTATATACAACAAGAAATTGCAGCTTCGGCCTACCAGTACCAGAACGATATTGAAAGCGGCGAAAAAGTATTGGTAGGCGTAAACCGTTTTACTCAACAGGAAGATACCACAACAAGTGTATTCAGAGTTGATGACACTATACGCAAAATGCAAACGGAAAAAATCGCCGAGCTT
This window contains:
- the rfbB gene encoding dTDP-glucose 4,6-dehydratase is translated as MQKIIITGGAGFIGSHVVRRFVKNYPDYTIINVDKLTYAGNLANLTDIEDEPNYRFVKGDIVDIAFINQLFADEQPDAIIHLAAESHVDRSIVSPLEFVMTNVVGTVNLLNAARENWKGRYDQTRFYHISTDEVYGTLGDTGMFTEETAYDPHSPYSASKASSDHFVRAYQDTYGLNTVLSNCSNNYGSYHFPEKLIPLAINNIKQSKPVPVYGKGENIRDWLWVEDHARAIDVIFHKAKAGSTYNIGGHNEWKNIDLINLLCAILDKKLNRPAGESARLITFVTDRAGHDLRYAIDATKLKNDLGWVPGITFEEGLEKTVDWYLANEEWLENVTSGHYQQYYNEQYANR
- a CDS encoding tyrosine-protein phosphatase: MFGLFKRKPEKKHANFNYESIMVDMHSHVLPGIDDGAKTPQDSIVLIRKMMELGIKKIIATPHVMIDFYRNTPETINNALEILKAELVKENIDIPVEAAAEHYFDETFEARVNDGKLITMGDNYALFEFSFINQPPNAISVIQTMNDMGYKPILAHPERYPYMDIDQFKNLHNWGCNFQLNTISLTGYYGKEAKRLAESLIDNQLIDFISSDMHHPKHAAAFGDALRTIYIEKLLFDYPLKNTLLF
- a CDS encoding ABC transporter permease, which translates into the protein MPVKTSYKENISIALQSIAGNRLRTSLTSLIIAIGIMALVGILTAIEGIRQFTNDAFADLGANSFTIQNRGEGLNFGNGGNHKAYPPVTYGQAERFKKTFKLPVLTAINLDVTGTAVAKYGNQKTNPNISISGSNENYLATTGKKLSFGRNFSSSELEHGANVVIIGDEIKSKLFKNEDPVNKSLFIGDNKYRIVGVFASKGSSSFGGDKFCVIPVLKAKQIDTVKNLSYTITIKVGGPGALDATIGEATSLFRNVRGLNIANEDNFEITRSDSIQQELSSQLLGITIAGFAVGIITLIGAAIGLMNIMLVSVTERTREIGVRKAIGATPAVIRKQFLIEAIVICLIGGAAGMILGMAAGNLIAVQISGTFVVPWGWLIFAVLLCTFIGLISGYYPAKKAAKLDPVEALRYE
- a CDS encoding HesB/IscA family protein, whose amino-acid sequence is MSTAVEIAPVSFTPGAVKELFKLRDQQEIGDDFGLRVGVEGGGCSGMNYILGFDQKKDGDQEYDIDGIRVFMHKAHGLYLVGMQIDFQDGLNARGFTFNNPNAASTCGCGTSFSV
- a CDS encoding DUF7935 family protein, encoding MQTLPYLLDILKYTIAGIGIVWVALYLFKPYLERAQQVQLLELKKTISNQTLPLRLQAYERVVLFIERVSPANMLIRLNASSMSAAELQLMVINEIRNEFQHNITQQIYVSARVWNVVKRVKDDTLNLISNAVKALPEGASGMELSKTILIHLSQLEQDPYEIATGLVRQDMEELF
- a CDS encoding acyl-CoA mutase large subunit family protein; this encodes MAEKRFTTTSGIEIKEVYTQPSSMNELPGEFPFTRGIQKDMYRGKAWTMRQYAGFSTAEESNKRYHYLLGQGTTGLSVAFDLPTQIGYDSDHELAEGEVGKVGVAIDSLKDIEILFEGIALKDITTSMTINATAPILLTMYIALAKKQGADLKQISGTVQNDILKEYAARGTYIYPPAPSMRLITDVFEYCSQEVPKWNTISISGYHIREAGSTAVQELAFTLANGKAYLQAALNKGLDINVFAKRLSFFFNCHNNFFEEIAKFRAARRMWAYITKELGATDAGAQKLRFHTQTGGSTLTAQQPLNNIIRVSNQAMAAVLGGTQSLHTNGYDEALSLPTEAAAKIALRTQQIIAFESGVTDTVDPLAGSYFIEALTDEIEAAAQLYIDKIDAMGGAVKAIEQDYIQQEIAASAYQYQNDIESGEKVLVGVNRFTQQEDTTTSVFRVDDTIRKMQTEKIAELKNSRDNVAVTKSLNQLKEAARGDQNLIPFILIAVEHYATLGEIADTLRSVFGEY